Proteins from a single region of Nitrososphaerales archaeon:
- a CDS encoding alanyl-tRNA editing protein — protein MTEKLYWRDPYIKAFDALVVSVEGSRVVLDQTAFNPRGGGLVSDLGTINGLGLGEVVKGGEEIIHVFQTQPGFNEGTTVHGVLDWDRRYRIMKMHTTAHILSSVVHRETGALITGNQISPVESRVDFNLEQFDKDKMSSYVDEVNAVVARGVEVRSYFMKTEEAMKLPGLVKLANAAPPSLDVLRIVQIGDVDTQADGGVHVRNTSEIGAVVGLRTENKGKNNRRMYFTVR, from the coding sequence ATGACAGAGAAACTTTACTGGCGTGACCCGTACATCAAGGCTTTCGACGCACTTGTGGTCTCCGTGGAAGGCAGCAGAGTCGTGCTTGACCAGACTGCGTTCAATCCTAGGGGAGGTGGGCTCGTTTCTGACTTGGGGACGATTAATGGACTTGGGCTTGGCGAGGTCGTCAAAGGGGGGGAGGAAATCATCCACGTTTTTCAGACGCAGCCGGGGTTCAATGAGGGAACCACAGTCCACGGGGTGCTTGACTGGGATAGGAGGTACAGGATAATGAAGATGCACACCACCGCGCACATACTGAGCTCTGTCGTCCACAGGGAGACTGGCGCTTTGATAACCGGCAACCAGATCAGCCCGGTCGAATCGCGCGTTGACTTCAATCTAGAGCAGTTCGACAAGGACAAGATGTCCAGCTACGTCGATGAGGTGAACGCTGTCGTAGCGAGAGGCGTCGAAGTCAGGAGCTACTTCATGAAAACGGAGGAGGCTATGAAGCTCCCGGGACTGGTAAAACTGGCAAACGCGGCTCCACCGTCGCTTGATGTCCTGAGAATCGTGCAGATTGGCGATGTGGACACGCAGGCTGACGGCGGCGTTCACGTCAGGAACACGAGCGAGATAGGGGCTGTCGTCGGGCTCAGGACTGAGAACAAGGGGAAGAACAACAGAAGGATGTACTTCACGGTGCGCTAA
- a CDS encoding DMT family transporter, whose translation MASGKASDVIFMSSLPILLGLTAAVCWGSSDYISRYQSEKVGHYNTVVYTLSTNLLVLFLLFPLLHPPIAVSPAPTLLLVGAGALNFFAFIFLYKALHKGVVSAVAPVAYTYPVVTTILSVFLLGSVLTVSEAVAIAGVFTLLFLAGWSR comes from the coding sequence GTGGCGTCGGGGAAAGCGTCTGACGTCATCTTCATGTCATCTCTCCCCATCCTACTGGGCCTGACGGCAGCCGTCTGTTGGGGGTCGTCGGACTATATCTCCCGCTACCAATCAGAGAAGGTCGGCCACTACAACACTGTGGTCTATACCCTCTCGACGAATCTGCTAGTCCTCTTCCTTCTGTTCCCGCTCCTTCACCCTCCTATCGCGGTCAGCCCTGCGCCTACTCTTCTCCTCGTGGGAGCCGGGGCACTCAACTTCTTCGCTTTCATCTTCCTCTACAAGGCCCTTCACAAGGGCGTCGTCTCTGCGGTCGCCCCAGTCGCCTACACATACCCCGTCGTCACCACCATCCTTTCTGTGTTTCTCCTCGGGTCGGTACTCACGGTGTCGGAAGCCGTCGCGATTGCTGGCGTGTTCACCCTCCTCTTCCTCGCAGGGTGGTCGAGATAG
- a CDS encoding TIGR03617 family F420-dependent LLM class oxidoreductase, whose product MKIDAELFAASPSEAAELAKKAEEFGFDCLWVNETKHDPFLQLTLAAASTRSIMLGTSIALAFTRSPTTLAYTAWDLQNLSSGRLILGLGSQVKGHIERRFGLKWESPAPKMREVILALRSVWESWQTGSKLDFQGRFYKIDLMTPFFSPGPIEHPMIPIYIAGVNERMCNLVGRLGDGLHVHPLHTARYLKEAILPAMSRGLEKVGRRREDVAVAASVFAAVGDDEAQIKNVRQFYRNQIAFYASTRTYRKVMELHGWGDVCDRLHQLSVRGEWGKMADEVGEEVLDEFVVEGTWRTIGGEVARKYRGMVDRVRFYIPFDGGEGWKGLVEGFPGN is encoded by the coding sequence TTGAAGATTGACGCCGAGCTGTTCGCAGCCTCGCCCTCTGAGGCAGCTGAACTCGCGAAGAAGGCGGAGGAGTTCGGTTTCGACTGCCTGTGGGTCAACGAAACAAAGCACGACCCGTTCCTACAGCTCACCCTAGCGGCCGCAAGCACGAGGTCAATCATGCTTGGCACATCAATCGCACTCGCCTTCACTAGGAGTCCGACAACGCTCGCGTATACGGCCTGGGACCTCCAGAACCTCTCCAGCGGCAGGCTGATACTTGGGCTCGGGAGCCAGGTCAAAGGGCACATAGAAAGGAGGTTCGGCTTGAAATGGGAGAGCCCGGCGCCGAAGATGCGCGAGGTCATCCTGGCCCTCCGCTCTGTCTGGGAGAGCTGGCAGACCGGGTCGAAGCTTGACTTCCAGGGCAGGTTCTACAAGATAGACCTCATGACGCCATTCTTCAGTCCTGGACCAATAGAGCATCCCATGATCCCAATCTACATAGCTGGGGTCAACGAGAGGATGTGCAACCTGGTTGGGAGGCTAGGGGACGGCCTCCACGTTCACCCCCTGCACACAGCAAGATACCTGAAGGAGGCGATACTGCCAGCCATGTCGAGGGGACTCGAGAAGGTCGGGAGAAGAAGGGAGGACGTGGCGGTCGCGGCTTCGGTGTTCGCGGCTGTGGGGGACGACGAGGCCCAGATCAAGAACGTAAGACAGTTCTACAGGAACCAGATAGCTTTCTACGCTTCGACGAGAACCTACAGGAAGGTGATGGAACTCCACGGTTGGGGGGACGTTTGCGACAGACTCCACCAGCTTTCTGTCAGGGGAGAGTGGGGGAAGATGGCGGATGAGGTTGGAGAGGAGGTGCTCGACGAATTCGTTGTGGAGGGGACTTGGAGGACGATTGGCGGCGAAGTCGCCAGGAAGTATCGGGGGATGGTCGACAGGGTTCGCTTCTACATTCCGTTCGACGGGGGCGAAGGCTGGAAAGGTCTAGTCGAGGGTTTCCCCGGGAACTAG
- a CDS encoding nitroreductase family protein gives MDTFDCIATKLEPTEYAEKRVPTDVKKKVLEAARLTASGVNYQHWRFVLIQDPARVKKLADDSTTGHWVGGADFAVLVLTNPKYNFHAFDAGRVVQDMELAAWNYGVASRVFTGFDKEKVARDFALPSDLSLTVAVGFGYPAKKLLGRKNRRPLGEIAFLDRYGQKLQL, from the coding sequence ATGGACACCTTTGATTGCATAGCGACAAAGCTCGAGCCGACAGAGTACGCTGAGAAACGCGTCCCCACGGACGTCAAGAAGAAGGTCCTTGAAGCCGCACGGTTGACCGCCAGCGGCGTCAACTACCAGCATTGGAGGTTCGTGCTGATTCAGGACCCTGCTCGTGTGAAGAAGCTCGCCGACGACAGCACGACGGGCCACTGGGTGGGGGGTGCAGACTTCGCGGTTCTCGTGCTCACCAATCCGAAGTACAACTTCCACGCCTTCGACGCTGGGAGGGTCGTGCAGGACATGGAGTTAGCAGCATGGAACTACGGGGTCGCTTCCCGAGTCTTCACCGGCTTCGACAAAGAGAAGGTCGCCCGCGACTTCGCCCTTCCCTCAGACCTGAGCCTCACCGTCGCCGTCGGTTTCGGGTACCCCGCCAAGAAGCTCCTGGGCAGGAAGAACAGACGACCTCTGGGCGAGATAGCATTCCTGGACAGGTACGGACAGAAGCTCCAGCTCTAG
- a CDS encoding iron-sulfur cluster assembly protein, producing MAVEQVDIKEVQREVSKIVDPEIGMPIVEMNLIDKLDIKEGNIDVEYHATTQFCPPVFALKISQDLRDNLMHVKGVKNVKVIVTGHYFSDAINRQVNKPAEAQGQAQSGQQTQSQQS from the coding sequence ATGGCAGTCGAACAGGTTGATATCAAAGAAGTGCAGAGAGAGGTATCAAAGATTGTGGACCCTGAGATCGGGATGCCCATAGTCGAGATGAACTTGATTGACAAGCTTGACATCAAGGAAGGGAACATCGACGTCGAGTACCACGCTACCACCCAGTTCTGCCCGCCAGTGTTCGCACTGAAGATCTCTCAGGACCTGAGGGACAACCTCATGCATGTGAAGGGAGTGAAGAACGTCAAGGTGATCGTGACCGGCCACTATTTCTCAGACGCGATAAACAGACAGGTAAACAAGCCGGCAGAGGCGCAGGGACAGGCGCAGTCCGGGCAACAGACACAGAGCCAGCAGTCATAG
- a CDS encoding diphthine--ammonia ligase, translating into MREALLCWSGGKDSAMAFHEITKQGLFHVPSLLTTFTRDFDRVSMHGVRRELLEQQAEMLGLPVEKVWINRGADNKEYDARMRFALEKHKAAGVEHVIFGDLFLQDIRRYREERLSELGMHCVFPLWGRETSALARSFIDSGFKAIVCCVDPKALGRDFCGAEFDSQFLSRLPSKVDPCGENGEFHTFVYDGPLFKDGIGVSVGEVVERDGFYFADIVPR; encoded by the coding sequence ATGCGCGAGGCGTTGCTCTGTTGGAGCGGCGGAAAAGACAGTGCCATGGCGTTTCACGAAATAACGAAACAGGGTCTCTTCCATGTTCCCTCACTTCTGACGACTTTCACACGCGATTTCGACCGAGTCAGCATGCACGGGGTGCGGAGAGAGTTGCTGGAGCAACAGGCAGAGATGCTGGGGCTACCCGTCGAGAAGGTTTGGATAAACAGGGGCGCCGACAATAAGGAGTACGACGCCAGAATGCGTTTCGCCCTAGAGAAGCACAAAGCCGCCGGCGTCGAACACGTCATCTTCGGCGATCTTTTCCTTCAGGACATCAGGCGCTACAGGGAGGAACGGCTGTCCGAGCTCGGGATGCACTGTGTCTTCCCTCTCTGGGGACGGGAGACGTCAGCGTTGGCGAGGTCTTTTATCGACTCTGGGTTCAAAGCAATCGTGTGCTGCGTGGACCCGAAGGCGTTGGGCAGGGATTTCTGCGGTGCGGAGTTCGACTCTCAGTTCCTCTCGAGGCTACCCAGCAAGGTCGACCCCTGCGGCGAGAATGGAGAGTTCCACACATTCGTCTATGATGGTCCCCTGTTCAAGGACGGAATCGGCGTCAGCGTTGGCGAAGTTGTGGAGCGGGACGGCTTCTACTTCGCTGACATCGTCCCTCGTTGA